The Oscillatoria acuminata PCC 6304 genomic interval CTTTAAAGAAGCCTTCGATGCCGTCAACGAAAACTTTCAAATCATCTTTGCTGAACTTTCCGACGGCGATGGCTATCTGCAACTCGACGACCCCGAAGACCCCTTCAGCAGTGGTTTATCCCTCGTCGCCCACCCTAAAGGCAAACCCGTCCAACGATTAGCCTCCATGTCCGGGGGAGAAAAATCCCTCACCGCCCTCAGCTTTATCTTCTCCCTGCAACGGTATCGTCCATCACCGTTTTACGCCTTTGATGAAGTGGATATGTTCTTAGATGGGGCAAATGTGGAACGATTGGCTAAAATAATAAAACAGCAAGCTGACGTGGCTCAGTTTATCGTCGTCAGTCACAAAACTCCCATGCTCAAAGTGGCCGAGCGGGTGATTGGCGTAACCCAAGCCCGGGGAGCCTATACCCAAGTGATTGGACTACAAATTGAGCCAAAGACTTCGGCTGTATGATTTTATAGACCGTAATATTAAAGAGAATTCGCTATTAGGATTCAACTAAGAATGACATCTGATACCATCCGTCTGCGCTCCGACTTGTTAAATACTCAAGTAATCACCCGCGACACCGGCAAGCGCCTGGGGGTCGTCAAAGAACTGTTGGTAGACATCGACCGCCGACAGGTTGTAGCCTTGGGTCTGCGAGATAATCTCCTCTCAGTCGCCGGAATGCCCCGATTCATGTTTCTCAGGAGCATTGAACAGATTGGCGATGTGATCTTGGTTGAAGATGAAGACGTCATCGAAGATATTGACGTAGATGCCTATAGCCGGGTCATCAACAGCGAAGTGATTACCGAAACCGGCGAACTGTTGGGACGCGCCAGAGGGTTCAAGTTTGACCTGGCAACAGGGGAACTGGTGTCCCTGGTGATTGCTTCCTTGGGACTGCCGCAAATTCCCGACCAAGTGATTAGTACCTACGAACTGCCGGTGGAGGAAATTGTCAGCAGTGGGCCCAATCGCCTGATTGTGTTTGAAGGCGCTGAAGAACGACTCTCGCAGATTACTGTAGGATTTTTAGAGCGGTTAGGCATTGGGGAACCCCCTTGGGCGAGAGAAGAAGAAGCCCTGATCATGCCTACAGCGCGACCGGAAAATCAACTGCCGACGGGGATGGGAGTTCCGGCTCCAGAACCCTTGCGTGCGCCCTCCCGGGTAGTGGAAGAAGTCTGGGATGAGGATGAATCCTGGCAACAACCCGTGGTGGAACCGTTGCGCCAAGCTCAACCTGCACCGATTTACTACGAAGATGATTTAGAAGAAGAAGATAACTGGAGCGAAGCCTCATCTCGGGATACCTACGATATGGACTACAACGAGCGCTATGAGGAGGCTTACGAGGAACCGACCTATAGCGCCGCTCCAGTGTATGAAGAACCGGAATATGCTGATGATTATGAATACAGTGATGTAGAATCCGACGCCTGGGCTCAAGAAGAGGATAAGTCCTACAACCCACCTCGGATTAATATCCCGGAGAAAACCAAAGCGCCAGAATACGAGGAAGAACCGGGCGGTTATTAGAAACTAGCCCTCTCGTGTCATGGCTCTGCCATGACATGGGCCTTCTGCGGCTCTGCCGCCTAGTAGGGATTAGGAGGCAGAGCCTCCTAATGTGCGTGACTCGGCAGAGCCGATGGGTGACAACTTAAGAAGATGGGAGAAAAGTCAAGCCCGGACAAGGAGAGAGGTCTAGCTCTTGAGAACCCTTGGCTTTGCGTAAAACTTTGACAATGCCAAGGTCCCGGTTTTTAGGGTCACAAAAATACTCGACGAGGGACTGCTTATTGCCCTTGGTCGAGGCAACGGTGAAATGATAGAACCCCCGAAATAGCATCTCTAAAGAAATCCGTTCGGTGGGTAATTCGAGAGAATCAGCTACATCATCAGCCAGGTCAAGCAACACAGCATAAAACAGCCAGGTCGCCCAAAGAAAGGAGCTTAACGCCATTAATAGAACCTGTCCAGATATAGGCCAGATTTAGCAACCGTTTAACCAAAAAAAACGCGGTCTCAATCTCCCAACGACGAGCATACAAATCAGCCACTACATAAGGTGGTAAGTCCCCAGGCTCAAGCACCGAGGTAATATAGCTATACCAACTTTTACCATGACGCACCTGTACTAGACGCACTGTAATCGGTTTATTCTTTCCTCTTTTATGCCCGAGCAGAACTAATTGGTCAACCAGATTAGCACTCTGGCTAAAAGTTTTCTGGACCTGATAAGTGCCAATCTTTCAGCCTGGTAATCCAGGCGCTACCGGCTTGGACTAGGGCCGAAAATTCACTAAAATCGTAAAAGCCCCGATCAAAAATCAATAAACCCCCTTTCGGCAAAGTTGAATGTAACCACTCCCATTGATTCCTATCTGCCGCATTCGGATTTTCTTCAAATCGGATAGCCACTGGCAAATGGCTTGCCATATCGACTATCGTGTAGATTTTTCCAGCTAAAGCTATAGGGTGCTCTTGTAAGCTTTTAAGTTTACGAAACAGGGCC includes:
- a CDS encoding PRC-barrel domain-containing protein — its product is MTSDTIRLRSDLLNTQVITRDTGKRLGVVKELLVDIDRRQVVALGLRDNLLSVAGMPRFMFLRSIEQIGDVILVEDEDVIEDIDVDAYSRVINSEVITETGELLGRARGFKFDLATGELVSLVIASLGLPQIPDQVISTYELPVEEIVSSGPNRLIVFEGAEERLSQITVGFLERLGIGEPPWAREEEALIMPTARPENQLPTGMGVPAPEPLRAPSRVVEEVWDEDESWQQPVVEPLRQAQPAPIYYEDDLEEEDNWSEASSRDTYDMDYNERYEEAYEEPTYSAAPVYEEPEYADDYEYSDVESDAWAQEEDKSYNPPRINIPEKTKAPEYEEEPGGY
- a CDS encoding transposase, with translation MGTYQVQKTFSQSANLVDQLVLLGHKRGKNKPITVRLVQVRHGKSWYSYITSVLEPGDLPPYVVADLYARRWEIETAFFLVKRLLNLAYIWTGSINGVKLLSLGDLAVLCCVA